One stretch of Bos indicus x Bos taurus breed Angus x Brahman F1 hybrid chromosome 22, Bos_hybrid_MaternalHap_v2.0, whole genome shotgun sequence DNA includes these proteins:
- the JAGN1 gene encoding protein jagunal homolog 1 yields the protein MASRAGPRAAGTDGSDFQHRERVAMHYQMSVTLKYEIKKLIYVHLVIWLLLVAKMSVGHLRLLSHDQVAMPYQWEYPYLLSVVPSLLGLLSFPRNNISYLVLSMISMGLFSIAPLIYGSMEMFPAAQQLYRHGKAYRFLFGFSAVSVMYLVLVLAVQVHAWQLYYSKKLLDSWFTSTQEKKRK from the exons atggcgTCTCGGGCAGGCCCGCGAGCGGCCGGCACTGACGGCAGCGACTTTCAGCATCGGGAGCGCGTCGCCATGCACTACCAGATGAG TGTGACCCTCAAGTATGAAATCAAGAAGCTGATCTACGTGCATCTGGTCATATGGCTTCTGCTGGTTGCCAAGATGAGTGTGGGACACCTGAGGCTCTTGTCTCATGATCAAGTGGCCATGCCGTATCAGTGGGAGTACCCCTATTTGCTAAGCGTTGTAccctccctcctgggcctcctctccttcccccgcaaCAACATCAGCTACCTGGTGCTCTCCATGATCAGCATGGGGCTCTTCTCCATTGCTCCCCTCATTTATGGCAGCATGGAGATGTTCCCTGCTGCACAGCAGCTCTACCGCCATGGCAAGGCCTACCGCTTCCTCTTTGGTTTTTCTGCCGTCTCTGTCATGTATCTGGTGTTGGTGCTGGCGGTCCAAGTGCACGCCTGGCAGTTATACTACAGCAAGAAGCTCCTAGACTCTTGGTTCACGAGCACACAGGAGAAGAAGCGTAAATGA
- the IL17RE gene encoding interleukin-17 receptor E isoform X3 has protein sequence MGSPRLAALLLPLLQLLTGLSASAGIGCPFLPRWSTRCLLASRMDGSFTGRSAQIPHHIQPAPHLSPKPWCACCCHCPHCWCLHLVSGPSGLQWGWLRLLVQKSEKSYKFWLCRRHRMPASAQRKLLSSCCLSEKGHHNSSLSPDSSHKGLRSKRTQPVDPEAGEGLSRSGSQKLGGPEFSFDLLPETRTIQVTIPPGPEVSVRLCHQWALECEDLSHPFDAQKIVPGSHTVDLPYEFLLPCLCIEASYLQEDTVRRKKCPFQGQPEAYGSDFWESMNFTDHSQHNQMVMAVTLRCPLKLEASLCQRRGWPTLCEDLPNAMARESEGWYVVEKVDLHPQLCFKFSFGNSSHVECPHRTFAAPSWNVSMDTQAQQVVLHFSSRTHVTFSAAWNHPGLGQDSVVPPVYSVSQTQGSTPVTLDLIVPFLRPGGCVLVWRSDVQFAWKRLLCPDVSHRRLGLLILALLAFTTLLGVVLVLTCRRPLSGPERAPPVLLLHVAESEAQRRLVGALAELLRAALGGGRDVIVDLWEGTRVARVGPLPWLWAARARVARERGTVVLLWSSAGPSPTGGPDPRAAPLRALLRAAPRPLLLLVYFSRLCAKGDIPPPLRALPRYRLLHDLPRLLRALDARASTEATTRGRFVAQPRLRGRVELCRRLELEAAKLADQG, from the exons ATGGGGAGCCCCAGACTGGCAGCCCTGCTCCTGCCTCTTCTCCAGCTGCTCACTGGCCTGTCTGCCTCTGCTGGGATTGGCTGCCCCTTCCTTCCCCGCTGGAGCACTCGCTGTCTACTGGCCTCCCGCATG GATGGCAGTTTCACTG GAAGGTCTGCCCAGATTCCTCACCATATCCAGCCGGCCCCCCACCTCTCCCCAAAGCCTTGGTGTGCTTGCTGCTGCCACTGTCCCCACTGCTGGTGTCTGCATCTGGTGTCGGGTCCCTCGG GGCTTCAGTGGGGCTGGCTCCGCCTCCTAGTGCAGAAATCCGAAAAGTCTTACAAGTTCTGGCTctgtaggagacacaggatgcCAGCGTCTGCTCAG AGGAAGTTGCTGAGTAGCTGCTGCCTGTCTGAGAAGGGCCATCACAACTCCAGCCTCTCCCCAGATAGCTCCCACAAGGGGCTACGCTCCAAAAGAACCCAGCCGGTAGATCCAGAGGCAGGGGAAGGTCTCTCCAGATCCGGCTCACAAAAGCTTGGAG GACCTGAGTTCTCCTTTGACTTGCTGCCTGAGACAAGGACTATTCAAGTGACCATTCCTCCAGGCCCAGAGGTCAGTGTGCGTCTTTGCCACCAGTGGGCACTGGAGTGTGAGGACCTGAGCCATCCCTTCGATGCCCAG AAAATTGTGCCTGGGAGCCACACTGTAGACCTGCCTTATGAATTCCTTCTGCCCTGTCTGTGCATCGAG GCATCCTACCTGCAAGAGGACACCGTGAGGCGCAAAAAATGTCCCTTCCAGGGCCAGCCTGAAGCCT ATGGCTCAGACTTCTGGGAGTCAATGAACTTCACTGACCACAGCCAGCACAATCAGATGGTCATGGCCGTGACACTCCGCTGCCCACTGAAGCTGGAGGCCTCCCTGTGCCAGAGGCGGGGCTGGCCGACCCTCTGCGAAGACCTCCCCAATGCCATGGCTCGAGAGTCAGAGGGG TGGTATGTCGTAGAGAAAGTGGACTTGCATCCCCAGCTCTGCTTCAAG ttttcttttggaaACAGCAGCCACGTTGAATGCCCCCACCGGACATTCG CAGctccatcctggaatgtgagcaTGGATACCCAGGCCCAGCAGGTGGTCCTTCACTTCTCTTCAAGGACGCATGTCACCTTCAGTGCTGCCTGGAACCACCCAGGCTTGGGGCAGGACAGCGTGGTGCCCCCCGTGTACAGCGTCAGCCAG ACTCAGGGCTCAACCCCAGTGACCCTAGACCTCATCGTTCCCTTCCTGAGGCCAGGAGGCTGTGTCCTG GTGTGGAGGTCAGATGTCCAGTTTGCCTGGAAGCGCCTCTTGTGTCCAGATG TCTCTCACAGACGCCTGGGGCTCTTGATCCTGGCACTGCTGGCCTTCACCACTCTACTAGGAGTTGTTTTGGTTCTCACGTGCCGGCGTCCACTGTCAG GCCCCGAACGAGCGCCGCCGGTGCTGCTGCTGCACGTGGCGGAGTCTGAGGCCCAGCGGCGCCTGGTGGGAGCACTTGCTGAACTGTTGCGAGCCGCGCTGGGCGGCGGGCGCGACGTGATCGTGGACCTTTGGGAGGGCACACGGGTGGCACGCGTGGGCCCCCTGCCGTGGCTCTGGGCGGCTCGGGCACGTGTGGCGCGGGAGCGAGGCACCGTGGTTCTTCTGTGGAGCAGTGCCGGCCCCAGCCCCACGGGCGGCCCGGATCCTCGCGCTGCGCCCCTGCGCGCCCTGCTTCGCGCCGCCCCGcgcccgctgctgctgctggtttACTTTAGTCGTCTCTGTGCCAAGGGCGACATTCCCCCGCCCCTGCGCGCCCTGCCCCGCTACCGCCTGCTGCACGACCTGCCGCGCCTGCTGCGCGCCCTGGATGCTCGGGCTTCTACTGAAGCCACCACCCGGGGCCGCTTCGTCGCCCAGCCGCGCCTGAGGGGTCGCGTGGAACTGTGCCGCAGGCTGGAACTGGAGGCCGCCAAACTTGCCGACCAAGGCTGA
- the IL17RE gene encoding interleukin-17 receptor E isoform X1 yields MGSPRLAALLLPLLQLLTGLSASAGIGCPFLPRWSTRCLLASRMDGSFTGRSAQIPHHIQPAPHLSPKPWCACCCHCPHCWCLHLVSGPSGLQWGWLRLLVQKSEKSYKFWLCRRHRMPASAQRKLLSSCCLSEKGHHNSSLSPDSSHKGLRSKRTQPVDPEAGEGLSRSGSQKLGGPEFSFDLLPETRTIQVTIPPGPEVSVRLCHQWALECEDLSHPFDAQKIVPGSHTVDLPYEFLLPCLCIEASYLQEDTVRRKKCPFQGQPEAYGSDFWESMNFTDHSQHNQMVMAVTLRCPLKLEASLCQRRGWPTLCEDLPNAMARESEGWYVVEKVDLHPQLCFKFSFGNSSHVECPHRTFAPSWNVSMDTQAQQVVLHFSSRTHVTFSAAWNHPGLGQDSVVPPVYSVSQTQGSTPVTLDLIVPFLRPGGCVLVWRSDVQFAWKRLLCPDVSHRRLGLLILALLAFTTLLGVVLVLTCRRPLSGPERAPPVLLLHVAESEAQRRLVGALAELLRAALGGGRDVIVDLWEGTRVARVGPLPWLWAARARVARERGTVVLLWSSAGPSPTGGPDPRAAPLRALLRAAPRPLLLLVYFSRLCAKGDIPPPLRALPRYRLLHDLPRLLRALDARASTEATTRGRFVAQPRLRGRVELCRRLELEAAKLADQG; encoded by the exons ATGGGGAGCCCCAGACTGGCAGCCCTGCTCCTGCCTCTTCTCCAGCTGCTCACTGGCCTGTCTGCCTCTGCTGGGATTGGCTGCCCCTTCCTTCCCCGCTGGAGCACTCGCTGTCTACTGGCCTCCCGCATG GATGGCAGTTTCACTG GAAGGTCTGCCCAGATTCCTCACCATATCCAGCCGGCCCCCCACCTCTCCCCAAAGCCTTGGTGTGCTTGCTGCTGCCACTGTCCCCACTGCTGGTGTCTGCATCTGGTGTCGGGTCCCTCGG GGCTTCAGTGGGGCTGGCTCCGCCTCCTAGTGCAGAAATCCGAAAAGTCTTACAAGTTCTGGCTctgtaggagacacaggatgcCAGCGTCTGCTCAG AGGAAGTTGCTGAGTAGCTGCTGCCTGTCTGAGAAGGGCCATCACAACTCCAGCCTCTCCCCAGATAGCTCCCACAAGGGGCTACGCTCCAAAAGAACCCAGCCGGTAGATCCAGAGGCAGGGGAAGGTCTCTCCAGATCCGGCTCACAAAAGCTTGGAG GACCTGAGTTCTCCTTTGACTTGCTGCCTGAGACAAGGACTATTCAAGTGACCATTCCTCCAGGCCCAGAGGTCAGTGTGCGTCTTTGCCACCAGTGGGCACTGGAGTGTGAGGACCTGAGCCATCCCTTCGATGCCCAG AAAATTGTGCCTGGGAGCCACACTGTAGACCTGCCTTATGAATTCCTTCTGCCCTGTCTGTGCATCGAG GCATCCTACCTGCAAGAGGACACCGTGAGGCGCAAAAAATGTCCCTTCCAGGGCCAGCCTGAAGCCT ATGGCTCAGACTTCTGGGAGTCAATGAACTTCACTGACCACAGCCAGCACAATCAGATGGTCATGGCCGTGACACTCCGCTGCCCACTGAAGCTGGAGGCCTCCCTGTGCCAGAGGCGGGGCTGGCCGACCCTCTGCGAAGACCTCCCCAATGCCATGGCTCGAGAGTCAGAGGGG TGGTATGTCGTAGAGAAAGTGGACTTGCATCCCCAGCTCTGCTTCAAG ttttcttttggaaACAGCAGCCACGTTGAATGCCCCCACCGGACATTCG ctccatcctggaatgtgagcaTGGATACCCAGGCCCAGCAGGTGGTCCTTCACTTCTCTTCAAGGACGCATGTCACCTTCAGTGCTGCCTGGAACCACCCAGGCTTGGGGCAGGACAGCGTGGTGCCCCCCGTGTACAGCGTCAGCCAG ACTCAGGGCTCAACCCCAGTGACCCTAGACCTCATCGTTCCCTTCCTGAGGCCAGGAGGCTGTGTCCTG GTGTGGAGGTCAGATGTCCAGTTTGCCTGGAAGCGCCTCTTGTGTCCAGATG TCTCTCACAGACGCCTGGGGCTCTTGATCCTGGCACTGCTGGCCTTCACCACTCTACTAGGAGTTGTTTTGGTTCTCACGTGCCGGCGTCCACTGTCAG GCCCCGAACGAGCGCCGCCGGTGCTGCTGCTGCACGTGGCGGAGTCTGAGGCCCAGCGGCGCCTGGTGGGAGCACTTGCTGAACTGTTGCGAGCCGCGCTGGGCGGCGGGCGCGACGTGATCGTGGACCTTTGGGAGGGCACACGGGTGGCACGCGTGGGCCCCCTGCCGTGGCTCTGGGCGGCTCGGGCACGTGTGGCGCGGGAGCGAGGCACCGTGGTTCTTCTGTGGAGCAGTGCCGGCCCCAGCCCCACGGGCGGCCCGGATCCTCGCGCTGCGCCCCTGCGCGCCCTGCTTCGCGCCGCCCCGcgcccgctgctgctgctggtttACTTTAGTCGTCTCTGTGCCAAGGGCGACATTCCCCCGCCCCTGCGCGCCCTGCCCCGCTACCGCCTGCTGCACGACCTGCCGCGCCTGCTGCGCGCCCTGGATGCTCGGGCTTCTACTGAAGCCACCACCCGGGGCCGCTTCGTCGCCCAGCCGCGCCTGAGGGGTCGCGTGGAACTGTGCCGCAGGCTGGAACTGGAGGCCGCCAAACTTGCCGACCAAGGCTGA
- the IL17RE gene encoding interleukin-17 receptor E isoform X2 encodes MPASAQRKLLSSCCLSEKGHHNSSLSPDSSHKGLRSKRTQPVDPEAGEGLSRSGSQKLGGPEFSFDLLPETRTIQVTIPPGPEVSVRLCHQWALECEDLSHPFDAQKIVPGSHTVDLPYEFLLPCLCIEASYLQEDTVRRKKCPFQGQPEAYGSDFWESMNFTDHSQHNQMVMAVTLRCPLKLEASLCQRRGWPTLCEDLPNAMARESEGWYVVEKVDLHPQLCFKFSFGNSSHVECPHRTFAAPSWNVSMDTQAQQVVLHFSSRTHVTFSAAWNHPGLGQDSVVPPVYSVSQTQGSTPVTLDLIVPFLRPGGCVLVWRSDVQFAWKRLLCPDVSHRRLGLLILALLAFTTLLGVVLVLTCRRPLSGPERAPPVLLLHVAESEAQRRLVGALAELLRAALGGGRDVIVDLWEGTRVARVGPLPWLWAARARVARERGTVVLLWSSAGPSPTGGPDPRAAPLRALLRAAPRPLLLLVYFSRLCAKGDIPPPLRALPRYRLLHDLPRLLRALDARASTEATTRGRFVAQPRLRGRVELCRRLELEAAKLADQG; translated from the exons atgcCAGCGTCTGCTCAG AGGAAGTTGCTGAGTAGCTGCTGCCTGTCTGAGAAGGGCCATCACAACTCCAGCCTCTCCCCAGATAGCTCCCACAAGGGGCTACGCTCCAAAAGAACCCAGCCGGTAGATCCAGAGGCAGGGGAAGGTCTCTCCAGATCCGGCTCACAAAAGCTTGGAG GACCTGAGTTCTCCTTTGACTTGCTGCCTGAGACAAGGACTATTCAAGTGACCATTCCTCCAGGCCCAGAGGTCAGTGTGCGTCTTTGCCACCAGTGGGCACTGGAGTGTGAGGACCTGAGCCATCCCTTCGATGCCCAG AAAATTGTGCCTGGGAGCCACACTGTAGACCTGCCTTATGAATTCCTTCTGCCCTGTCTGTGCATCGAG GCATCCTACCTGCAAGAGGACACCGTGAGGCGCAAAAAATGTCCCTTCCAGGGCCAGCCTGAAGCCT ATGGCTCAGACTTCTGGGAGTCAATGAACTTCACTGACCACAGCCAGCACAATCAGATGGTCATGGCCGTGACACTCCGCTGCCCACTGAAGCTGGAGGCCTCCCTGTGCCAGAGGCGGGGCTGGCCGACCCTCTGCGAAGACCTCCCCAATGCCATGGCTCGAGAGTCAGAGGGG TGGTATGTCGTAGAGAAAGTGGACTTGCATCCCCAGCTCTGCTTCAAG ttttcttttggaaACAGCAGCCACGTTGAATGCCCCCACCGGACATTCG CAGctccatcctggaatgtgagcaTGGATACCCAGGCCCAGCAGGTGGTCCTTCACTTCTCTTCAAGGACGCATGTCACCTTCAGTGCTGCCTGGAACCACCCAGGCTTGGGGCAGGACAGCGTGGTGCCCCCCGTGTACAGCGTCAGCCAG ACTCAGGGCTCAACCCCAGTGACCCTAGACCTCATCGTTCCCTTCCTGAGGCCAGGAGGCTGTGTCCTG GTGTGGAGGTCAGATGTCCAGTTTGCCTGGAAGCGCCTCTTGTGTCCAGATG TCTCTCACAGACGCCTGGGGCTCTTGATCCTGGCACTGCTGGCCTTCACCACTCTACTAGGAGTTGTTTTGGTTCTCACGTGCCGGCGTCCACTGTCAG GCCCCGAACGAGCGCCGCCGGTGCTGCTGCTGCACGTGGCGGAGTCTGAGGCCCAGCGGCGCCTGGTGGGAGCACTTGCTGAACTGTTGCGAGCCGCGCTGGGCGGCGGGCGCGACGTGATCGTGGACCTTTGGGAGGGCACACGGGTGGCACGCGTGGGCCCCCTGCCGTGGCTCTGGGCGGCTCGGGCACGTGTGGCGCGGGAGCGAGGCACCGTGGTTCTTCTGTGGAGCAGTGCCGGCCCCAGCCCCACGGGCGGCCCGGATCCTCGCGCTGCGCCCCTGCGCGCCCTGCTTCGCGCCGCCCCGcgcccgctgctgctgctggtttACTTTAGTCGTCTCTGTGCCAAGGGCGACATTCCCCCGCCCCTGCGCGCCCTGCCCCGCTACCGCCTGCTGCACGACCTGCCGCGCCTGCTGCGCGCCCTGGATGCTCGGGCTTCTACTGAAGCCACCACCCGGGGCCGCTTCGTCGCCCAGCCGCGCCTGAGGGGTCGCGTGGAACTGTGCCGCAGGCTGGAACTGGAGGCCGCCAAACTTGCCGACCAAGGCTGA